One window of Tepidanaerobacter acetatoxydans Re1 genomic DNA carries:
- a CDS encoding B12-binding domain-containing protein — protein sequence MLEELFDKIVDMDEEGSIKLAKEYLDSGGDAQKLLEVCRDAMAVIGDKFEKGEYFLSELILGGEIFGNIMEFTVPLIKEGDAQKLGKMVLGTVKGDIHNIGKDIFKAFVEAAGFEVVDIGVDVPEENFVEAVKEHKPDIVGMSCLITAGISSMKNTVEALKEAGLRDGIKIIIGGGRVDEEVKQFSGADAWADDAAKGVRLCRELLGVEG from the coding sequence ATGCTTGAAGAACTTTTCGACAAAATAGTAGACATGGACGAAGAAGGATCGATTAAACTTGCTAAAGAGTATTTGGACAGTGGCGGAGATGCTCAAAAACTGCTTGAAGTATGTAGAGATGCAATGGCTGTCATAGGAGATAAATTCGAAAAAGGTGAGTATTTTCTTTCCGAGCTGATTCTCGGGGGAGAGATATTTGGAAACATTATGGAATTTACAGTACCCTTAATTAAAGAAGGAGATGCCCAAAAGCTTGGGAAAATGGTACTTGGAACTGTAAAAGGGGATATACACAACATAGGCAAAGATATCTTTAAAGCATTTGTAGAAGCGGCAGGATTCGAAGTAGTCGATATAGGTGTTGACGTACCTGAAGAGAATTTTGTAGAAGCAGTAAAAGAACATAAGCCGGATATAGTTGGCATGTCTTGCTTAATAACAGCAGGCATAAGCTCAATGAAAAATACCGTAGAAGCATTAAAAGAGGCCGGACTAAGAGATGGCATAAAGATAATAATAGGTGGAGGCCGAGTAGACGAAGAAGTAAAACAGTTCTCAGGCGCAGATGCCTGGGCAGATGATGCGGCAAAGGGAGTAAGGCTTTGTAGGGAACTATTAGGAGTAGAGGGGTGA
- a CDS encoding uroporphyrinogen decarboxylase family protein — protein MTTKSAQELAKERLDRIEAAINLEEPARVPCWGIGGEIVASYSGFTQYDLAYDPEKSLKAIEKFLKDFPFDTSMAGLAGLDGRVFSIAFAEHPDISPAVTFITGPLHDIWGDKYTRFPGREIDVNATPQFVGGTFMEPDEYDKLIENPVKFVAETILPRVCRNLETPRQAMATFVRVGMEVAGSASTMGKLAEISAKLGYPDFPMGWGYAPLDIIGDFLRGVGTVVLDIHRYPDKVKKATEALLEPVTNYALTSKQMGAKYAMFPLHLNEYLSPKLYNEFYWPTLKSIILRLYEEGIKSIVFFEGHHEQHLETILELPRGWGVAYFEKTDVIKAKEVLKDHTCVMGGIPISLIVSGNPEQIDEYIKNLLEQVKPGGGFILAPGVGAAPAETPPENITAVIEAVEKYG, from the coding sequence ATGACTACAAAGAGTGCACAGGAGCTTGCTAAGGAGCGCCTTGACCGTATAGAGGCGGCTATAAATCTCGAAGAGCCGGCTAGGGTTCCATGTTGGGGAATCGGCGGGGAGATTGTTGCAAGTTATTCAGGCTTTACGCAATATGATTTGGCTTATGATCCTGAAAAATCCCTAAAAGCAATTGAAAAATTCTTAAAAGATTTTCCTTTTGATACATCAATGGCTGGACTTGCAGGGTTAGACGGGCGAGTATTTAGTATAGCATTTGCAGAACATCCCGATATATCACCTGCTGTTACGTTTATAACAGGACCTCTGCATGATATTTGGGGCGATAAATATACCAGATTTCCGGGTAGAGAGATTGATGTAAACGCTACTCCCCAGTTTGTAGGCGGAACATTTATGGAACCGGACGAATATGACAAACTAATTGAAAATCCTGTAAAGTTTGTTGCGGAAACTATACTTCCAAGAGTATGCCGTAATTTAGAAACCCCGCGTCAGGCTATGGCTACTTTTGTGAGAGTCGGCATGGAAGTTGCCGGAAGCGCTTCTACCATGGGTAAACTAGCTGAAATTTCAGCCAAACTCGGATATCCTGACTTTCCAATGGGATGGGGATATGCGCCGTTAGATATTATAGGCGATTTTTTAAGGGGAGTCGGAACTGTGGTATTAGATATTCACAGATATCCGGATAAGGTTAAAAAAGCTACGGAAGCACTGCTGGAACCTGTTACAAATTATGCATTAACCTCCAAGCAAATGGGAGCCAAGTATGCGATGTTCCCGCTGCATTTGAATGAATATTTATCTCCTAAGCTTTATAATGAGTTTTATTGGCCAACTTTAAAATCAATCATTTTAAGACTTTATGAGGAAGGTATTAAATCGATAGTATTTTTTGAAGGTCATCATGAACAACATTTGGAAACTATATTGGAATTGCCCAGAGGCTGGGGTGTGGCATACTTTGAGAAAACTGATGTCATTAAAGCAAAAGAGGTCTTAAAGGATCATACATGTGTCATGGGCGGTATACCTATAAGCCTAATAGTTAGCGGTAATCCGGAGCAGATAGATGAATACATTAAGAATCTGTTGGAACAAGTAAAACCCGGCGGAGGATTTATACTTGCACCGGGTGTGGGAGCTGCTCCTGCTGAAACACCGCCGGAAAATATAACTGCGGTAATTGAAGCAGTAGAAAAGTACGGTTAG